TGAATTTGAATCAATTGATTTAGAAGTAACCGTGCTTACAAAACCAGAAATGATTATTGTAGCACATTATAATCAATACTTTGACGAAATTGAAATTGGTGAAGATGGTTTAATTATCCAAAAAGGTTACTCAAGAGGATTATTATTACCACAAGTAGCAACAGAAAATAGATTTAATGTAGAAGACTTTTTAGAACACACATGCATGAAAGCAGGAATTAGTGCAGACAGCTGGATGGATGAAAGCTGTGATGTCTACAAATTCCAAGGACAAATATTTAAATAGTGATTAAAATGATGATTCCAACAATCCCTACACCACAAGAATTACTTGATAAAGGATTCAGTAGGGGTAAAAAACAAGCAGACCTATTGAGAGGTCAAAAGATACCTAAACATTTAAAAGGTAAAAGAATTGAAGAAAGAAGAGTTGTAACCTCTTGCCAAGTTATTAAAGATAAACTGAAATCAATTTTAGATGCAGTCCCTGAAATTGAAAAATTACATCCATTTTACCAAGATTACATTGATATTACAGTTGGCGTGGATGATATGAAACAAGCATTGGGCGCTCTCAATTGGGCATACGGTATCATAACCCAACTCGAGAAAGAATATGGATCCAAGATTAGGAAAAACCCCTCTGAAAGAGCAGCTGCAATTCAAAAACAAGCATACGGAAGAATAGCTTCAGTTGTAAACAAAATCAAAAAAGATTTGGATTTCCTAGACTTTGCAAAACAAAACTTAAGAAATATGCCAACCATTGATTTTGATGCAACTACAATCGTTATCGCTGGTTTTCCAAATGTAGGTAAATCAACATTGCTCAGGCAAATTACTGGAGCAGAACCTCAAGTTGCAAATTACCCATTTACAACAAAAGGTATTCAAATCGGACACACCGAAAGACACTGGAAAAGCATTCAAATTATCGATACCCCAGGATTAC
The Methanobrevibacter sp. genome window above contains:
- a CDS encoding TIGR00296 family protein, which codes for MISENGGKYLVKLAKEAIKEYLETGEKITKGEDYPIELDEKLGVFVTLNKNNDLRGCIGYAEPIMSAIEATIDVAIAAAVNDPRFPQVSLDEFESIDLEVTVLTKPEMIIVAHYNQYFDEIEIGEDGLIIQKGYSRGLLLPQVATENRFNVEDFLEHTCMKAGISADSWMDESCDVYKFQGQIFK
- a CDS encoding NOG1 family protein — its product is MMIPTIPTPQELLDKGFSRGKKQADLLRGQKIPKHLKGKRIEERRVVTSCQVIKDKLKSILDAVPEIEKLHPFYQDYIDITVGVDDMKQALGALNWAYGIITQLEKEYGSKIRKNPSERAAAIQKQAYGRIASVVNKIKKDLDFLDFAKQNLRNMPTIDFDATTIVIAGFPNVGKSTLLRQITGAEPQVANYPFTTKGIQIGHTERHWKSIQIIDTPGLLDRPVLEMNDIEMNAIVALEHLADAILFIFDASETCGFHLDNQYNLLKQIEKIFSDIPVYYLFNKMDLIEDTEYLKEYIDDEERSIFISAIEGEGIDKINSKFDEIKKIDRTPVEEEDDDEYY